A region of Mesorhizobium sp. M3A.F.Ca.ET.080.04.2.1 DNA encodes the following proteins:
- a CDS encoding ABC-F family ATP-binding cassette domain-containing protein, producing MIRLENIGKQNGRQIVFIEASAALQKGEKIGLVGPNGAGKTTLFRMIIGQEQPDEGQVSVERGVTIGYFSQDVGDMEGLSAVAEVMEGAGPVSAVAAEMRELEHAMGDPDRADEMDQIIERYGELQHRFEELDGYALDGRAREVLDGLGFSQEMMDGDVAKLSGGWKMRVALARILLMRPDVMLLDEPSNHLDLESLIWLEKFLKDYDGALLMTSHDREFMNRIVSKVIEIDAGALTSYSGNFEFYQEQRALADKQLQAQFERQQAMLAKEIAFIERFKARASHAAQVQSRVKKLDKIDRVEPPKRRQTVAFEFQPAPRCGEDVATLKNIHKSYGSRSIYAGLDFQIRRRERWCVMGVNGAGKSTLLKLVAGASEPDEGSVARGPSVKMGYFAQHAMELLDGERTVFQTLEDSFPQAGQAPLRALAGCFGFSGDEIEKKCRVLSGGEKARLVMALMLFDPPNLLVLDEPTNHLDMATKQMLIEALAQYEGTMLFVSHDRHFLAALSNRVLELTPDGIHTYGGGYTEYVARTGQEAPGLRG from the coding sequence ATGATCCGTCTCGAAAACATCGGCAAGCAGAACGGCCGTCAGATCGTCTTCATCGAAGCCTCGGCCGCTCTGCAGAAGGGCGAGAAGATCGGCCTCGTCGGCCCGAACGGCGCCGGCAAGACGACGCTGTTTCGCATGATCATCGGCCAGGAGCAGCCGGACGAGGGCCAGGTCTCGGTCGAGCGCGGCGTCACCATCGGCTATTTCAGCCAGGATGTCGGCGACATGGAGGGACTAAGCGCCGTCGCCGAGGTGATGGAGGGTGCCGGCCCGGTGAGCGCGGTGGCGGCCGAGATGCGCGAGCTCGAACACGCCATGGGCGACCCCGACCGCGCCGACGAGATGGATCAGATCATAGAACGCTACGGCGAATTGCAGCATCGCTTCGAGGAACTCGACGGTTATGCGCTCGACGGCCGCGCCCGCGAGGTGCTGGACGGTCTCGGCTTCAGCCAGGAGATGATGGACGGCGACGTCGCAAAACTCTCCGGCGGCTGGAAGATGCGCGTCGCGCTCGCCCGCATCCTCTTGATGCGGCCGGACGTCATGCTGCTCGACGAGCCGAGCAACCACCTCGACCTCGAAAGCCTGATCTGGCTGGAGAAATTCCTGAAGGATTATGACGGCGCGCTGCTGATGACCTCGCATGACCGCGAGTTCATGAACCGTATCGTCTCAAAGGTGATCGAGATCGACGCCGGCGCGCTGACCTCATACTCCGGCAATTTCGAGTTCTACCAGGAGCAGCGCGCGCTGGCCGACAAGCAACTGCAGGCGCAGTTCGAGCGCCAGCAGGCGATGCTCGCCAAGGAGATCGCCTTCATCGAGCGCTTCAAGGCGCGCGCCTCGCATGCCGCGCAGGTGCAGAGCCGGGTGAAGAAGCTGGACAAGATCGACCGCGTCGAGCCGCCGAAGCGCCGCCAGACGGTGGCCTTCGAGTTCCAGCCGGCGCCGCGCTGCGGCGAGGACGTGGCGACGCTGAAGAACATCCACAAAAGCTACGGCAGCCGCTCGATCTATGCCGGCCTCGACTTCCAGATCCGCCGCCGCGAGCGCTGGTGCGTGATGGGCGTCAACGGCGCCGGCAAGTCGACGCTGCTGAAGCTTGTCGCCGGCGCCTCCGAGCCGGATGAGGGCTCGGTGGCCCGGGGCCCGAGCGTCAAGATGGGCTATTTCGCCCAGCACGCCATGGAGTTGCTCGACGGCGAGCGCACCGTCTTTCAGACGCTGGAGGACAGTTTCCCGCAGGCCGGCCAGGCGCCGCTGCGGGCCCTTGCCGGCTGCTTCGGCTTTTCCGGCGACGAGATCGAGAAGAAATGCCGCGTCCTCTCTGGCGGCGAGAAGGCACGGCTGGTGATGGCGCTGATGCTGTTCGATCCGCCGAACCTGCTGGTGCTCGACGAGCCGACCAACCACCTCGACATGGCGACCAAGCAGATGCTGATCGAGGCGCTTGCGCAATATGAAGGCACCATGCTCTTCGTCTCGCACGACCGCCATTTCCTGGCCGCGCTTTCCAACCGCGTGCTGGAGCTCACGCCGGATGGCATCCACACCTATGGCGGCGGCTACACGGAGTATGTTGCCCGCACCGGCCAGGAAGCGCCGGGCTTGAGGGGGTAG
- the htpG gene encoding molecular chaperone HtpG produces the protein MTTDTKQAETRTFEADVSRLLHMMVHSVYSDRDVFLRELISNGADASEKLRFEAISRPELLGDDPKPRITISADPDNKQLAVEDNGIGMARDEMAEALGTIARSGTRAFIERIEAGKASEDSQLIGQFGVGFYSVFMVADHVDVISRQAGSEEAWRWSSDGKGTYEIAPVPLTAAPKRGTRVVLHLMEDATSYTTPYRLEGLAKSQSGHVPVPIALVEKPGAEARDIADGTALWVRQKSEIKPEEYTDFYRSIAGQYDEPATTIHFRAEGRQEYSVLAFVPGSRPFDLFDQDRKGRMKLYVRRVFITDDADVVPRYLRFVRGLVDSADLPLNVSREMIQESPLLASIRKGVTNRVLGDLAKLADNDAEAYAKVWENFGVVLKEGLYEDYERREQLMKLARFRSTASSDALRSLADYVAAMKEGQKAIFFMAGDDRARLEASPQLEGFRARGIEVLLLTDPVDSFWVTMAPEFDGKPLKSVTQGAAELTDIPLLDASAKPAAETTPEIDGFLTFVKSTLGDEVADVKASDRLTESAVCLVAPEHGPDRQFERLLNAAGRLDKAAKPILEINPRHERVAALARLGDDERGFKEDAAHLLYDEARVLDGDKPADARAFSARLARLIERGLAKG, from the coding sequence ATGACGACGGATACCAAACAGGCTGAAACCAGGACATTCGAGGCGGACGTCTCGCGGCTGCTGCACATGATGGTGCATTCGGTCTATTCCGACCGGGACGTGTTCCTGCGCGAGCTGATCTCCAACGGCGCCGACGCCAGCGAGAAGCTGCGCTTCGAGGCGATCAGCCGCCCGGAACTGCTGGGCGACGACCCAAAGCCGCGCATCACCATTTCCGCCGATCCGGACAACAAGCAGCTCGCCGTCGAGGACAACGGCATCGGCATGGCTCGCGACGAAATGGCGGAGGCGCTGGGAACCATCGCCCGCTCCGGCACGCGCGCCTTCATCGAGCGCATCGAGGCCGGCAAGGCGAGCGAGGACTCGCAGCTCATCGGCCAGTTCGGCGTCGGCTTCTACTCCGTCTTCATGGTCGCCGACCATGTTGACGTCATCAGCCGCCAGGCCGGCAGCGAGGAGGCCTGGCGCTGGTCCTCCGACGGCAAGGGCACCTACGAGATCGCTCCGGTGCCGCTCACTGCTGCGCCGAAGCGCGGCACGCGCGTCGTGCTGCACCTGATGGAGGACGCGACCTCCTACACCACGCCTTACCGGCTGGAAGGCCTGGCGAAGTCGCAGTCGGGCCATGTGCCGGTGCCGATCGCGCTGGTCGAGAAGCCTGGCGCCGAGGCGCGCGACATCGCAGACGGCACGGCGCTGTGGGTGAGGCAAAAGAGCGAGATCAAACCGGAAGAGTATACCGACTTCTACCGCAGCATCGCCGGCCAGTATGACGAGCCGGCGACCACCATCCATTTCCGCGCCGAGGGCCGGCAGGAATACAGCGTGCTGGCCTTCGTGCCGGGCTCGCGCCCGTTCGACCTTTTCGACCAGGACCGCAAGGGGCGCATGAAGCTCTATGTGCGGCGCGTCTTCATCACCGACGACGCCGACGTGGTGCCGCGCTATCTGCGCTTCGTGCGCGGGCTGGTCGATTCCGCCGACCTGCCGCTCAATGTCTCGCGTGAGATGATCCAGGAAAGCCCGCTGCTCGCCTCGATCCGCAAGGGTGTGACCAACCGCGTGCTCGGCGACCTCGCCAAGCTGGCCGACAACGACGCCGAGGCCTATGCCAAGGTCTGGGAGAACTTCGGCGTCGTGCTCAAGGAAGGTCTCTACGAAGACTACGAGCGGCGCGAGCAGCTCATGAAGCTCGCCCGCTTCCGCTCGACGGCTTCCAGCGATGCCTTGCGCAGTCTCGCCGATTATGTCGCGGCGATGAAGGAAGGCCAGAAGGCGATCTTCTTCATGGCCGGCGACGATCGCGCCCGGTTGGAGGCCTCGCCGCAGCTCGAAGGGTTCAGGGCGCGCGGCATCGAGGTGCTGCTGTTGACCGACCCCGTCGACAGTTTCTGGGTGACGATGGCGCCCGAGTTCGACGGCAAGCCGTTGAAGTCGGTCACGCAGGGCGCGGCCGAACTGACCGATATTCCCCTGCTCGACGCGTCGGCGAAACCCGCGGCCGAGACGACGCCTGAGATCGACGGCTTCCTCACGTTCGTCAAGTCGACGCTCGGCGACGAAGTCGCGGACGTGAAGGCCTCCGACCGGCTGACCGAAAGCGCGGTGTGCCTGGTGGCGCCCGAGCACGGCCCGGACCGGCAGTTCGAGCGGCTGCTCAACGCCGCCGGCCGGCTCGACAAGGCCGCCAAGCCGATCCTCGAGATCAACCCGCGCCACGAGCGCGTCGCCGCACTGGCCAGGCTCGGCGACGACGAGCGCGGTTTCAAGGAAGACGCCGCGCACCTCCTCTATGACGAGGCGCGCGTGCTCGACGGCGACAAGCCGGCCGATGCCAGGGCCTTCTCGGCGCGCCTGGCGCGGCTGATCGAGCGCGGGTTGGCGAAGGGGTGA